From Peptoanaerobacter stomatis, one genomic window encodes:
- a CDS encoding nucleoside deaminase: protein MDNYNPYFMRLALKNAVKAYYKNEVPVGCVIIRNNEIIAQAYNTKNAEQCVTRHAELIAIEQASKNKGSFILDDCEMYVTLEPCLMCIGAIIQSRIKKLYIGATDETMGSVISKIPIIKDELVYPYKLDYSFKKTISSKILTRFFKKIRKKDKI from the coding sequence ATGGACAATTATAATCCTTATTTTATGAGACTTGCACTTAAAAATGCTGTAAAAGCTTATTATAAAAATGAAGTTCCTGTCGGCTGTGTAATCATAAGAAACAACGAGATTATAGCACAAGCATACAATACCAAAAATGCAGAGCAATGCGTTACAAGACACGCTGAATTAATAGCAATAGAGCAAGCCTCTAAAAATAAAGGCAGTTTTATATTGGACGATTGTGAAATGTATGTTACATTAGAGCCTTGTCTTATGTGCATAGGTGCAATAATACAAAGCCGTATAAAAAAACTGTATATAGGTGCAACAGACGAAACTATGGGCTCTGTCATATCCAAAATTCCAATTATAAAAGATGAGCTTGTATATCCTTACAAATTGGACTATTCATTTAAAAAAACTATAAGTTCAAAAATATTGACCAGATTTTTCAAAAAAATACGTAAAAAAGATAAAATATAA